A part of Entelurus aequoreus isolate RoL-2023_Sb linkage group LG03, RoL_Eaeq_v1.1, whole genome shotgun sequence genomic DNA contains:
- the LOC133646082 gene encoding ADP-ribosylation factor 4-like — protein sequence MGLTLSTAFERLSGKKQMRILMVGLDAAGKTTILYKLKLGEIVTTIPTIGFNVETVEYKNISFTVCDVGGQDKNSPLRRHYFQNTQGLIFVVDSNDRQRVNEAADELSKMLQEELSDAVLLVFANKQDLPNALSVSELSDRLRLNVLRSKAWHIESTCATQGTGLYEGLDWLSTELSK from the exons ATGGGGCTGACATTATCGACAGCCTTCGAAAgactttctggcaaaaaacaaatGAGGATTTTGATGG TCGGACTAGATGCTGCCGGGAAAACCACCATCTTATACAAACTGAAGCTCGGCGAAATCGTAACAACCATCCCCACTATTG GTTTCAACGTGGAGACCGTAGAGTATAAGAACATCAGTTTCACAGTCTGTGATGTGGGCGGTCAGGACAAGAACAGCCCCCTGCggaggcattatttccagaacacacag GGCCTCATCTTTGTAGTGGACAGCAATGACCGACAAAGAGTGAACGAGGCTGCAGATGAGCTCTCAAAGATG TTGCAGGAGGAGTTGAGCGACGCCGTTCTGCTGGTCTTCGCCAACAAACAGGACCTCCCCAACGCCCTGTCAGTCAGCGAGCTCTCAGACAGACTGCGTCTCAACGTCCTCCGCAGCAAAGCT TGGCACATTGAGTCCACCTGCGCCACCCAAGGCACCGGGCTGTATGAAGGACTGGACTGGCTTTCCACAGAGCTGTCCAAGTAG